In Hwangdonia lutea, a single window of DNA contains:
- a CDS encoding pseudouridine synthase: MILTDGRHHHFILYKPYGYLSQFKSHDSKQQSKKFLGSLFDFPENAMAIGRLDEKSEGLLLITTDGKTSAFVNSQKVEKEYYAQVDGNISAEAIEQLKCGVEIGFNGIKYKTKPCKAFKLNETPNLPKRSKKIRDDRHGPTSWVSITLNEGKFRQVRKMTSAVGFPTLRLVRVRVGNIQLGTMQVGDVVAVDWFLI, from the coding sequence ATGATTCTTACAGACGGAAGACACCACCATTTTATACTCTACAAACCCTATGGCTATTTAAGTCAGTTTAAAAGCCACGACTCCAAACAGCAGTCTAAAAAGTTTTTGGGTAGCCTTTTTGATTTCCCGGAAAACGCTATGGCCATTGGCCGATTGGATGAAAAATCGGAAGGTTTGTTATTGATTACCACGGATGGCAAAACGAGTGCTTTTGTAAACAGCCAAAAAGTAGAAAAGGAATATTATGCCCAAGTTGATGGCAATATTTCCGCGGAAGCGATAGAGCAATTAAAGTGTGGCGTGGAGATTGGGTTTAATGGCATTAAGTATAAAACCAAACCTTGTAAAGCATTTAAGTTGAATGAAACTCCAAACTTGCCAAAACGCTCAAAAAAAATTAGGGATGATAGGCACGGGCCAACATCTTGGGTATCGATTACCTTAAACGAGGGCAAATTTAGGCAGGTAAGAAAAATGACTTCGGCCGTTGGTTTTCCTACATTGCGATTGGTGCGCGTTCGGGTTGGGAATATTCAACTTGGCACGATGCAAGTTGGTGATGTTGTTGCGGTTGATTGGTTTTTAATATAA
- a CDS encoding RNA polymerase sigma factor, which produces MNKELEHSFVELLEKHQNIIHKVCRLYTNNYDAHNDLFQEITIQLWKAYPKFRGDAKFSTWMYRVGLNTAITLYRKSKRRISTQDFGGVEFKIKAEDYDDTEEQQLKVLYKAVHQLNDIEKALVFLYLEDKDYREISETLGISEVNARVKMNRIKTKLRTILNP; this is translated from the coding sequence TTGAATAAAGAACTTGAACATAGTTTTGTTGAATTGCTAGAAAAGCATCAGAACATTATTCACAAAGTATGCCGATTGTATACGAATAATTATGATGCCCATAACGATTTATTTCAGGAGATAACCATACAACTTTGGAAAGCCTACCCCAAATTTCGTGGCGATGCAAAGTTTAGCACTTGGATGTATCGCGTGGGCTTAAATACCGCCATTACTTTGTACCGAAAATCTAAACGAAGGATTAGCACCCAAGATTTTGGAGGTGTTGAATTTAAAATAAAAGCAGAAGATTATGACGACACCGAAGAGCAGCAATTAAAAGTGCTTTACAAAGCCGTACACCAATTAAACGATATTGAAAAAGCACTCGTTTTCTTGTATTTAGAAGACAAAGATTACCGAGAAATTAGTGAAACCTTAGGGATAAGTGAAGTGAATGCACGTGTGAAAATGAACCGAATTAAAACAAAACTTAGAACCATATTAAATCCGTAA
- a CDS encoding TonB-dependent receptor, whose amino-acid sequence MKKLLLILSVIITSQFSAQTIINGKVTDNKGLPISGANVYLDATYDGSTTDKNGIFSFKTEEVGTQTLIVSFLSFETFTMVGDVSYMKDLSIKLREDVNALDAVVLSAGTFAAGDNSKVNVLKPLDVVTTASALGDFVGALQTLPGTTTVAEDGRLFVRGGEAEETQIFIDGIRVFTPYSPTTNNTPTRGRYSPFLFDGITFSTGGYSAEFGQALSSVLLLNTIDEPDQEKTDIGIMSVGATLGNTQKWDKSSVSVNASYINLAPYIALFPDRNDWKKPFETLSGEAVFRKKTDSGLFKLYGAFDTTNFELTQEDINYSEGLDFKLKNKNLYINGSYQGALNANWSLFGGLSYTHGNNNINIMDSDIEDFENSIHAKLKFKNRISNRFKLYFGAEYFATDFDETYADASVSPVSYGYNDNIAAAFAEADIFISKKLAFKTGMRAEYTEIFNDFTLAPRVSMAYKTSGKSQLSLAYGNFYQNPSSYILKFNQNLKSQNTSHYIFNYQYNADRQLFRAEAYYKNYDNLVKFTDEFPDFNSTYNNNGSGFAKGIDFFWRDSKSIKNFDYWLSYSFLDTKRDYRNYTAKAQPNFANTHNLSVVGKYWIDDWRSQVGFSYGFASGRTYTNPNQPGFLNNKTKAYNSLSLNWAYLISPQKILYASINNVLGFKNINGYQYANAPNANGHFERRALQPAADQFFFVGFFWTISADKKSNQLDNL is encoded by the coding sequence ATGAAAAAGCTATTATTAATTTTAAGTGTAATTATCACAAGTCAGTTTTCCGCCCAAACTATTATCAACGGAAAAGTTACCGATAATAAAGGTTTGCCAATTTCTGGAGCAAATGTTTATTTAGATGCCACGTACGATGGCAGCACCACCGATAAAAACGGAATATTTTCCTTTAAAACCGAAGAAGTCGGTACGCAAACTTTAATTGTTTCTTTTTTGTCATTTGAAACCTTTACCATGGTTGGCGATGTATCTTACATGAAAGATTTAAGTATTAAACTGCGCGAAGATGTAAACGCTTTAGATGCCGTTGTGCTATCGGCCGGCACCTTTGCAGCGGGCGACAATAGTAAAGTTAACGTGCTAAAACCTTTGGATGTGGTAACCACCGCCAGCGCCTTGGGCGATTTTGTTGGTGCCTTACAAACCTTACCGGGAACCACCACAGTAGCCGAAGACGGCCGTTTGTTTGTGCGTGGTGGCGAAGCCGAGGAAACCCAGATTTTTATTGATGGCATTCGTGTGTTTACACCGTATTCGCCAACAACCAATAACACCCCAACACGCGGACGCTATTCGCCTTTTTTGTTTGATGGCATTACCTTTTCTACGGGTGGCTATTCCGCGGAATTTGGGCAAGCCTTATCCAGTGTATTGTTGTTAAATACCATTGACGAACCCGATCAAGAAAAAACAGATATTGGCATTATGAGTGTTGGCGCCACATTGGGTAACACCCAAAAATGGGATAAAAGTTCTGTTAGTGTCAATGCTTCCTACATAAATTTAGCACCTTATATCGCACTGTTTCCCGATAGAAACGATTGGAAAAAACCTTTTGAAACCCTTTCGGGGGAAGCCGTATTCCGCAAAAAAACAGATTCGGGCTTGTTTAAATTATACGGTGCTTTTGATACGACAAATTTTGAACTCACCCAAGAAGACATCAATTATAGTGAGGGACTGGATTTTAAATTGAAAAACAAAAACCTGTATATCAATGGCTCGTATCAAGGCGCTTTAAATGCCAATTGGTCGTTATTTGGCGGCCTAAGTTATACCCACGGAAATAACAATATTAATATTATGGATAGCGATATCGAAGATTTTGAAAACTCGATACACGCCAAACTGAAATTTAAAAACCGAATTAGCAACCGCTTTAAACTGTATTTTGGCGCAGAATATTTTGCTACGGATTTTGATGAAACCTATGCCGATGCTTCGGTTAGTCCGGTAAGCTACGGGTATAACGACAACATTGCAGCAGCCTTTGCCGAAGCCGATATTTTTATATCGAAAAAACTAGCGTTTAAAACGGGTATGCGTGCAGAATACACCGAGATTTTCAACGATTTTACACTAGCGCCACGGGTGTCGATGGCCTATAAAACCTCAGGGAAAAGTCAGTTGTCTTTGGCTTACGGAAATTTTTACCAAAACCCATCGAGCTATATTTTAAAGTTTAATCAAAATTTAAAATCTCAAAACACATCGCATTATATTTTTAACTATCAGTACAATGCCGACCGACAACTGTTTAGAGCTGAAGCCTATTATAAAAACTATGATAATTTAGTGAAGTTTACTGATGAGTTCCCAGATTTCAATAGTACTTATAATAACAATGGAAGTGGTTTTGCAAAAGGCATCGACTTTTTTTGGAGGGATAGCAAAAGCATCAAAAATTTCGATTATTGGTTAAGCTATTCGTTTTTGGATACCAAACGCGATTACAGAAATTATACAGCAAAGGCACAACCAAATTTTGCAAACACACATAACCTTTCGGTAGTTGGTAAATATTGGATTGACGATTGGCGCAGTCAAGTTGGTTTTAGCTACGGTTTTGCTTCGGGCAGAACCTACACCAACCCAAATCAGCCTGGGTTTTTAAACAACAAAACCAAAGCGTATAACAGTTTAAGCCTTAATTGGGCTTATTTAATAAGTCCGCAAAAAATACTGTACGCCTCAATAAACAATGTGTTGGGATTTAAAAATATTAATGGCTACCAATATGCCAATGCACCAAATGCAAATGGCCATTTTGAAAGACGTGCGTTACAACCTGCGGCAGACCAATTCTTTTTTGTGGGTTTCTTTTGGACGATTAGTGCGGATAAAAAGAGCAACCAGTTGGATAATTTGTAG
- a CDS encoding energy transducer TonB, which translates to MKPKKNPDLEIGRNSSLYFAIGLNVMLFLSWQALEYKTYDKDLATIDILDVDAELEEDIPIVNLNTPPPPPPPPPVVVETITIVEDVEDVEETIIESSEANQNEAVEERIIDISEVDVEEVEEDVEVSFAVIENVPVFPGCEGLSKKKMKDCFQQKVQEHVRKNFRYPQTALEMNIQGRVSVVFVIDSKGYTTNVRSRGPDKILEKEAERIIGLLPKMTPGKQRGKSVKVSYAVPIFFKLHEG; encoded by the coding sequence ATGAAACCCAAAAAAAACCCAGATTTAGAGATAGGACGAAACAGCAGCCTGTACTTTGCTATAGGTTTAAATGTGATGCTGTTTTTGTCTTGGCAAGCTTTAGAGTACAAAACTTACGATAAAGATCTTGCAACCATCGATATATTGGATGTTGATGCAGAGCTAGAGGAAGATATTCCTATTGTAAACCTTAATACACCACCGCCACCGCCGCCACCGCCCCCCGTAGTTGTGGAAACCATTACTATTGTTGAAGATGTTGAGGATGTTGAGGAAACCATAATTGAAAGTTCTGAGGCTAACCAAAACGAAGCGGTTGAAGAGCGCATTATAGATATAAGCGAAGTTGACGTTGAGGAGGTTGAGGAAGATGTGGAGGTATCGTTTGCAGTAATTGAAAATGTGCCTGTTTTTCCCGGATGCGAAGGTTTGTCAAAAAAGAAAATGAAAGATTGTTTTCAGCAAAAAGTGCAGGAACATGTTAGAAAGAATTTTAGATATCCGCAAACCGCATTGGAAATGAATATTCAAGGGCGCGTGTCGGTAGTTTTTGTTATCGATTCTAAAGGGTATACCACTAATGTAAGATCTAGAGGTCCAGATAAAATTTTAGAAAAGGAAGCCGAACGTATTATTGGTTTGTTACCTAAAATGACACCAGGAAAACAGCGTGGTAAATCTGTAAAAGTGAGTTATGCTGTACCTATATTTTTTAAACTTCACGAAGGTTAA
- a CDS encoding DUF2141 domain-containing protein produces MKHLTTIICLVLLNTTIGFSQDNNNEVIVNISNLNSNKGQVFIAIYNAKENFLNKGFKSVKTNIENNSCKVVFKAIPNGTYAISMFHDENENNKMDTNFIGIPKEDYGCSNNAKGFMGPPKWEDAKFIIHNESITQHIKL; encoded by the coding sequence ATGAAACATCTCACAACTATAATCTGTTTAGTGCTTTTAAATACTACTATTGGGTTTTCACAAGACAATAACAACGAGGTAATTGTAAATATTTCAAACTTAAACAGTAATAAGGGGCAGGTTTTTATTGCCATTTACAATGCCAAAGAAAACTTTTTAAATAAGGGTTTTAAATCAGTAAAAACCAACATTGAAAACAACAGTTGTAAAGTTGTTTTTAAAGCGATTCCGAACGGAACTTATGCTATTTCGATGTTTCACGATGAAAACGAAAACAATAAAATGGATACCAATTTTATAGGAATCCCAAAAGAAGATTATGGTTGTTCAAACAACGCGAAAGGGTTTATGGGACCACCAAAATGGGAGGACGCCAAATTTATAATACACAACGAATCAATCACGCAACATATTAAACTTTAA
- a CDS encoding S1 family peptidase, producing the protein MRTLITIFLFSISNLLLSQAIPTEIKKTVGFIYAKDKFGKVKPQGTGFFVSVSDSINGQPRSAFYFVTAKHVLKQNKTFRDTILIRLNTKDSLSEYGRLELHPNGVNKNIFIHADKTVDIAVIPIGPDPTKFDYLTLPSTFLTNKKNFKDLNIREGSDVFFTGMFTPFIGDKRIYPIVRFGRVALLTEEKIPWDNEMTSLYLMETSSYGGNSGSPVFFYLGADRGNGGLFVGNPELKLAGIMKGYFGESSPIKIIETQKIPVSDRNLGIAAVVPSYFLEEILFGTELKNIRGF; encoded by the coding sequence ATGAGAACATTAATTACAATTTTCCTTTTTAGTATATCAAATCTACTATTGTCACAAGCTATTCCAACAGAAATAAAAAAGACTGTAGGCTTCATTTATGCTAAAGACAAGTTTGGAAAGGTAAAGCCTCAAGGCACTGGTTTTTTTGTAAGTGTTTCCGATTCAATAAATGGGCAGCCAAGATCAGCATTCTATTTTGTGACAGCAAAACATGTTTTAAAGCAAAATAAAACCTTTAGAGATACTATATTAATTAGATTAAACACAAAGGATTCTTTATCGGAATATGGAAGACTTGAATTACATCCGAATGGTGTCAACAAGAATATCTTTATACATGCGGACAAAACGGTAGATATTGCTGTAATACCTATCGGGCCTGACCCAACGAAATTTGACTATTTAACTCTTCCGAGCACTTTTTTAACGAATAAAAAAAACTTTAAAGATCTTAACATAAGAGAGGGTTCGGATGTGTTTTTCACAGGTATGTTTACTCCATTTATTGGAGATAAAAGAATATATCCTATCGTTCGATTTGGAAGAGTAGCCTTACTTACGGAAGAAAAAATTCCTTGGGACAATGAAATGACAAGCTTGTATCTAATGGAAACATCGAGTTATGGAGGTAATAGTGGTTCCCCAGTATTCTTTTACCTCGGAGCAGATAGAGGTAATGGTGGTCTTTTTGTTGGAAATCCTGAATTGAAGTTAGCAGGAATTATGAAAGGATATTTTGGAGAAAGTTCCCCTATCAAAATTATAGAAACACAAAAAATTCCAGTTTCTGATAGAAATTTGGGAATTGCTGCTGTAGTACCATCGTATTTTTTGGAAGAAATACTATTTGGAACTGAACTGAAGAACATAAGAGGATTTTAA
- a CDS encoding lysoplasmalogenase — protein sequence MLNKSEISFSFVFSIIVMAELICGSVESLSTYHYFTKPSILISLIFFFWKHAQHLDAKTKWLTLLALLFSLLGDVFLMFVNASANYFISGLLAFLLAHIMYVLVFLRKKKNSKKVLPFTALLLIYAATLFYFLKAGLGDLLIPVIVYMGIILLMAITAFLRQGNVTKNSFILVFLGALFFITSDSLLALNKFYEPLPFSNISIMLTYSIAQLFIVFGLLKQS from the coding sequence ATGCTCAACAAATCCGAGATATCATTTTCATTCGTTTTCTCAATAATTGTTATGGCAGAATTGATTTGCGGCTCTGTTGAAAGTTTAAGCACTTACCATTATTTTACCAAGCCTTCAATTTTAATTTCGCTCATTTTCTTCTTTTGGAAACACGCGCAACATTTGGATGCCAAAACAAAATGGCTTACACTTTTAGCTTTGCTGTTTTCGCTATTGGGCGATGTGTTTTTAATGTTTGTAAATGCATCTGCCAACTATTTTATAAGCGGATTACTAGCCTTTTTATTGGCGCACATTATGTATGTTTTGGTTTTTTTGAGAAAGAAAAAGAATTCAAAAAAGGTGCTTCCTTTTACTGCGTTGTTACTCATTTATGCAGCGACCTTATTTTACTTTTTAAAAGCTGGTTTAGGCGATTTATTGATACCTGTAATTGTATACATGGGCATTATTTTATTAATGGCGATTACAGCATTTTTACGACAAGGAAATGTAACCAAAAACAGTTTCATTTTAGTTTTTTTAGGTGCACTTTTTTTTATAACTTCGGATAGTTTATTGGCCTTAAATAAATTTTACGAGCCATTGCCATTTTCCAACATTAGCATTATGCTTACCTATTCAATAGCCCAACTTTTTATCGTTTTTGGCCTATTAAAGCAATCATAG